In Nitrospirota bacterium, the sequence ATCTTGTGGAAAGAATCGGATCACTTGACGAAAGCTTTGGAACGGGCAATTACGAGGACGACGATTTCTGCCTGAGATCGGCATTGGCCGGCTGCCGGAATTTCATTGCCGGCGATGTGTTTATCCACCATCACGGCAGCAGAAGCTTCGTCGGCAACAATATTCATTACGGGTCGGCCATGTCGGGCAACAGGAAGATCTATAATTCCAAGTGGGGCGCGGTCAGGGCCGATACGACGCCGGGGAAAAATCTCCTTGTGATCCAGGCCCTCGGAAAGGCCGATGAACTCCATCGCAAAGACCAGTCGGACACGGCGCTGACGGTCCTCATTGACGCGTTAAAGTACGCGCCCGACGACGGAAGGATCTACTCGCACCTTACAAACATCCTGCTTGAGATAAAGCAGTACGAACAGGCACTTGACGTGATCGATCGCGCGCCTCATCATGACACCGACGCGCACTGGCTCTGCTTGGCGGGATATTGCAGGGAAGGACTCGCATCCTATGAAGAAGCTGCAGAGCTTGCTGCCCGCGCCCTCGCACTCCGGCCTGGTTATGCATCGGCATTGAACCTTCAGGGTGTGATCGCATTTAGAAACGAAGCGCGGGCTTCGGCAGAACCGTTCTTCCGCCAGGCTATGGCAGCCGATCCCGGCTACGGAGAACCTTATACGAACCTTGGTGTCCTGCTCTGGTCCCAGGGAGATCAGCAGGCCGGCCTCAACCTGCTTGAGCGAGGGTTCATCCTTGCTCCTGTTTCGCCGGATGCGTCAACGCTTTATCATTCTGCTGCAACGGCATCAGGAGCGTTTAACGACGCCGAGAGGAACTTTCGAGAAGCCTGTTCGCTCTATCCGGACCTCCGGAGGACCTGTTTCCTTCTTATCGATCTTCTCCTGAAGCAGGACAAATACCGGGAAGCGCTGGCACTGACCCATGACGCAATGATAGCATTCGGCATCGACGACGGCATCCTGTCCGCAGCTCTTGACATCATATCAAAACTCGGGTCACCGGATGCCCTGCGTGCAAAAAAAGGTTCCGATACTCTTACGGTATGCATGATCGTCAAGAATGAAGAAGCTCATCTGCTGAAATGCCTTATGAGCATTGAGTCCCTGGCGGATGAGATCATTGTCGTCGATACCGGGTCAACAGACAGAACGAAGGGCCTTGCCCGGTCCTTTGGCGCAAAGGTCTTTGACGTTCCCTGGACCGGTGATTTTTCCGAGGCGCGAAATGTGTCCCTCGACAAGGCATCAGGAGGCTGGATTTTTGTTCTCGATGCCGATGAGGTGATATCGCCCAAAGACCATGATGCGATCAGAAAACTCATCAGCTCAACGAAAAAAGCTCCAGCTGCCTATGCTGTGACGACCCGTAATTATATTTCGGCGATGAATATCACGGGCTGGACAATGAACAAAGGGGAATATCCGGCCGAGGAAACGGGCAGCGGCTGGAAACCGAGCACCAAGACCAGGCTTTTTACGAACGATCCGCGTATCCGTTTCGAGAATCGCGTTCATGAGCTCGTCGAATCGTCTCTTGCAAAGATCGGGATCACTTCGAAGCCCTGCGATATTCCCGTCCATCATTAT encodes:
- a CDS encoding glycosyltransferase → MQSAVRSACSHISTSLRHHSSSGHDLIKAGASAKLVDLYEELCAQSGPVYQRTCSSAVSKTAPPPERTISNFPGKKGFISIVILTFNQLTYTRECVESIRKHTSEPHEIIFVDNGSTDGTVKWLKELIKKNDNYALIENTTNLGFSKGCNQGIKESSGEYILLLNNDVVVTEDWLSGMLECLNNAPDVGIVGPMTNSISGPQMVAHVDYSSPDQLAAYARKFRDEHRHRRIPLRRIVGFCMLFRRDLVERIGSLDESFGTGNYEDDDFCLRSALAGCRNFIAGDVFIHHHGSRSFVGNNIHYGSAMSGNRKIYNSKWGAVRADTTPGKNLLVIQALGKADELHRKDQSDTALTVLIDALKYAPDDGRIYSHLTNILLEIKQYEQALDVIDRAPHHDTDAHWLCLAGYCREGLASYEEAAELAARALALRPGYASALNLQGVIAFRNEARASAEPFFRQAMAADPGYGEPYTNLGVLLWSQGDQQAGLNLLERGFILAPVSPDASTLYHSAATASGAFNDAERNFREACSLYPDLRRTCFLLIDLLLKQDKYREALALTHDAMIAFGIDDGILSAALDIISKLGSPDALRAKKGSDTLTVCMIVKNEEAHLLKCLMSIESLADEIIVVDTGSTDRTKGLARSFGAKVFDVPWTGDFSEARNVSLDKASGGWIFVLDADEVISPKDHDAIRKLISSTKKAPAAYAVTTRNYISAMNITGWTMNKGEYPAEETGSGWKPSTKTRLFTNDPRIRFENRVHELVESSLAKIGITSKPCDIPVHHYGKLKEETVMKKGEDYFLLGREKLKETSDPQALYELAVQAGELDRFDDAIELWEQFLGMRDVPPELFLRAHINLGYAFVQRGRYDDAFSISKKAIALAPDAPGAIMNYSLAELWRGDPQNAVPLLEDLLKSTPDHPPAIGMLAIASLIAGQADSARRSFDQLRTQGFLHELYLLHHVQKLTEAGRTDRAIVMLENTAAAGLGTAKLNTVLEECRRRSMN